From Populus alba chromosome 16, ASM523922v2, whole genome shotgun sequence:
tattttagatgattatgtaattattatttattttctttataactAAGGATGGAATCAAATCTGCCATAAGTAAATTTATGATTGAGAAATTatatttctctaaatttttacagactaaaatatatttgtaaagccaaaatattttataataaaaataatatacacaCCCGTAGCATAGCTACCGGTAACTAGTAATTGtcaagttattgggttgagatgattctttgatatgatattaaaatcttaataacCAAACGGTTACGAGATCGAATCTcattatccttatttatttgataaaataatcaaGCATAAGATAATATCAGTCTGTATAaatttcaaactcaaaaaaatatttacttgaaagaatatattaaaaatataatataaattatatcttaaaatctcgtttaaaagtttaagctattagaAACTCTGCTTGTCGGCCACCGACCTTGCACGCACCAGGTAGGGCTCCAAAGAAGTGCCACGTGCTGGCTATCAATTGGGCTTAACTTGCTCCTTCAAACAACAGCTATGAAGTACGTGTAAAAGGACCATAGCTTCTTTATTGAACACCTATTTGGACGAGGACATTTGTCCCCCCAGAGCCTGTGCATAAATTTTAGTCGGTTTGCACTTCTAGGAGCTGAAAGTGTGTAGAGGTAccaattaaaccaagaaaaggaaaatcatgGAAGATGGCGAGACAATAGCTGAAAGCTTGTTGcatcttgaagaagaagaagatgatgataagaaaGTTAATCTTCGAGAAAGTGGAGAAGATAGGCCACGTGGGTCATTACTAAACCATATCTTCTCAAACCTGGTCTCTAGAGGGGAAGCTGATCATGGAGAAAAAGGAGGTGAAGAAGAGAATGGAGAGAAGAGAGGTGGGCTACTGGACAATATCATATCCAACCTGGTTTCTCCTCCGTGTAAAAAAGAACACCATGAAGTTTCCCAAGCTAGAGACGGCGGAGGAACAACTGAAGATCAAGCACAAAAGAAACAGAAGGTAACAGTAGTTGATGAAGAGAGTGAAGAAGTGAAGGCTGGTGCAGGCATCATTGATCACATTGTTTCCCACTTTCTTACATCTCTTCCAGGTGCttattttaagaaatcaatGTTGCTTAGGTGCTTATATTAAGAAATGACATTTTCAAGCCTGTggatatatttcattttgtgCTTTTTATAAACAGATGATGCTGCTCCAACAACTGACGAAGCCACCATTCTTATTCACTCCATCGTCCATGATTAAGGGGAATAAGCTTGTAAGAATTCTGGATCTGTAAATTTGAACGCAGGAGGGATCTGTCACTTTGTATTTCCTAGTGAACATTAATGTTGCTGAGGTGCTTATATTAAGAAATGAACATTTTAAAGCCTGTGGATGTATTTCCATATTCTGTGCTTTTTATAAACAGATGATGCTGCTCCAACAACTAACGAAGCCACCATTCTTATTCACTCCATCATCCATGATTAAGGGGAATAAGCTTGTAAGAATTCTGGATCTCTGTAAATTTGAACGCAGGAGGGATCTGTCACTTTGTATTTCCTAGTGATTTTTCTTACTTTAGATGGTTTTCTCACTGTATATATAACGTGTTTTCTGGTAAttcaatgtattaaaattagAATTCCGACGTTCAAAACTACAGAGGCTgttcgagttttttttgttggcagGAGGAAAGATTGAAGTAACTGAGAGAAGGGGTTtggttttgctttttatgataaaattattcaagACATTTACAGTAGTCATCTTAAAGCTTTGATAATAAATCTTCCATCCCCTTATTTAATAAGATCGATCTTGTTACAAAGAAAGAATCTATTCGTGCCCATAAAAAATACTTCTTGTTTGTTCCTAGCAGAACCGGGAATATCAACTCACAAACCTTGTTTCTCGAAGGCGAGTCACCGATTCCTTCATTGATAGAGAGTTATgataaaaaagatggaaaagCTGCAGATGATTTCGAAGCCAGAGTGATTTCTTGCTTGATTGCCCCGACATGGAAACTCTCCGGCGTCTTTAGGCTCTGCCGCGGTGAAAGACTATAACTTTCaaagttatttgatttttgttgtttatattgtttttcatcttaaattataaaaattgagGTACGAGAAAAGctataatttcttgattttcttaaattatcttttcaaactataattttaaaaactacagCAACGTTAGATATATACTTACATTCGGTTTGGCATTatgatttaattatgtttttatttttttttaatttttaatttttataatattttaatgttgatattaaaaataaattttat
This genomic window contains:
- the LOC118039335 gene encoding uncharacterized protein — translated: MEDGETIAESLLHLEEEEDDDKKVNLRESGEDRPRGSLLNHIFSNLVSRGEADHGEKGGEEENGEKRGGLLDNIISNLVSPPCKKEHHEVSQARDGGGTTEDQAQKKQKVTVVDEESEEVKAGAGIIDHIVSHFLTSLPDDAAPTTDEATILIHSIVHD